A single region of the Salvia miltiorrhiza cultivar Shanhuang (shh) chromosome 8, IMPLAD_Smil_shh, whole genome shotgun sequence genome encodes:
- the LOC131000168 gene encoding premnaspirodiene oxygenase-like codes for MVGDVEWTLTTTCAVVFPLVMLLLMKIWKKSENVGVDLPPGPKKLPIIGYLHLLSSGLDFRGFRDLSQQYGPIMHLKLGSRDTIVVSSPEIAKEILKDNDPVFAERPQNMLFWHNNSDILFSPYGEYWRQMRKICTLELLSIKNVRSFSSIRNDEVSHLLDSIRVSAGEPVNLTEKIISFMSSIICRTAFGKVSKDKDSVPRLVKEAMGMSATSSVSDIFPSSRIAQALSWGTKLRFMRMCRQLDVILDGIIDDHETNRKDSRRGNGEFGNKDLVDVLLGIKEDGGLKIPINSVDIKGVILDMFHAGTDTSSSTVHWAMTELLRHPQVMAKAQAEIRKLVKEKGNTNSMEEEDIQQLNYLRLVIMETLRLHPPCTFIPRFSREKCKIGGYTIPAKTNVIVNAWAMHRDPKYWTDSESFKPERFANEASLDTTGSDSRYLPFGSGKRICAGMTFGWVGVSLILAHLLHHFDWKLPHGVHAQDLNIPQTSVVAGPEKDLVVVATPHQSLPNE; via the exons ATGGTGGGTGATGTTGAATGGACGTTGACAACTACTTGTGCTGTGGTTTTTCCTCTTGTAATGTTGTTGTTGATGAAAATTTGGAAGAAATCCGAAAATGTTGGCGTTGATCTACCACCAGGCCCTAAAAAACTCCCAATAATCGGATACTTGCACCTCCTTTCAAGTGGTTTGGATTTTCGTGGTTTTCGAGATCTATCCCAACAGTATGGCCCAATAATGCATTTGAAGCTGGGCAGCAGGGACACCATCGTCGTCTCCTCGCCTGAAATTGCCAAAGAAATACTCAAAGATAACGATCCTGTTTTCGCCGAAAGGCCCCAAAACATGCTATTCTGGCACAACAACTCCGACATCCTTTTTTCCCCATACGGTGAGTATTGGAGGCAGATGCGCAAGATATGCACCCTCGAACTCCTCAGCATTAAAAACGTGCGTTCCTTCAGCTCCATCAGGAACGATGAGGTTTCTCATCTTCTTGATTCTATCCGTGTCTCTGCCGGAGAGCCCGTGAATCTAACTGAGAAGATCATCTCATTTATGAGCTCCATCATTTGTAGAACTGCGTTTGGGAAGGTGAGCAAGGATAAGGATTCAGTGCCCAGGTTAGTGAAAGAAGCCATGGGCATGAGCGCCACCTCTTCAGTTTCAGATATTTTCCCATCTTCCAGGATAGCTCAAGCGCTGAGTTGGGGGACTAAGCTGAGATTTATGAGGATGTGTCGCCAGCTTGATGTGATTCTTGATGGCATCATCGACGACCACGAAACAAATCGGAAGGATTCTAGGAGAGGTAATGGAGAGTTTGGCAACAAAGATTTGGTAGATGTTTTGCTCGGGATTAAGGAAGACGGAGGGTTGAAAATCCCAATCAACTCTGTCGACATCAAAGGCGTAATATTA GACATGTTCCACGCTGGAACTGATACATCATCGTCAACCGTGCATTGGGCAATGACAGAACTATTAAGGCATCCACAAGTGATGGCCAAAGCACAAGCTGAAATAAGAAAACTTGTGAAGGAAAAAGGCAACACTAATAGCATGGAAGAAGAGGATATTCAGCAACTAAACTACTTAAGGCTTGTGATCATGGAGACTCTAAGGCTGCATCCTCCATGTACCTTCATCCCCCGATTCTCGAGGGAGAAGTGTAAAATAGGAGGATACACCATACCTGCGAAAACCAATGTGATTGTGAACGCGTGGGCGATGCATAGAGATCCTAAGTATTGGACTGATTCCGAAAGCTTCAAACCTGAACGATTTGCAAATGAGGCATCCTTGGATACCACAGGAAGTGATTCTCGATATCTACCATTTGGGAGTGGGAAAAGAATTTGTGCAGGAATGACATTTGGGTGGGTTGGTGTTTCGCTCATTTTagctcatcttcttcatcactTCGACTGGAAACTCCCTCATGGTGTCCATGCCCAAGATTTGAACATTCCTCAGACCTCTGTGGTTGCAGGGCCAGAAAAGGATTTGGTCGTCGTTGCAACTCCCCATCAATCGTTGCCGaatgaataa